A region from the Catenulispora sp. MAP5-51 genome encodes:
- a CDS encoding BTAD domain-containing putative transcriptional regulator, producing the protein MRTLTRVVRGLLALALLVAVVVGIPWFLAESLGIPFPRPLPTSLSQVGPWLDVWRIDRARFVLDLLGIIGWSYWAAFIRQLVVQVPGALADAVAVARQTAPAIRDRQAGPAASLVAVLLATLAVSVLTTRTPAAAKTGYATPARPAASSTAPAVPAEPMATTLSSPYTVVEGDTLWSVAAHHLGNAERWRDIFDANDSRVQADGQRLSDPDLILPGWTLELPGSSATSEARALPPMSKDSRPTGTAPSSAAVPQPIGTADSSSAQSSPTSYAPAAPSNSAASGSAYTHEVVVRSKAHRDRSSVSLPGGGVVGIGLAAALAAAIALARKRRRIRTTARWPIPLDTPQPAVPESAAEIERAHLATLAPPALGYFQDGDLDPEDDPYLSGLDGLEPERVDVQLPEQNVTAPEARSRTGLTGPSIPASYAEFTAPGSLSFGTDGDHEIGLALRDHAGIGLSGPGAQSTVRALLVGVLANGGPLASLDHMRVLIPSADFAALLGDEHPHVPRLEIATDLDDVVDMLEAEYQDRRRTLADLGVRSAADVRRFYPEQTLEPLVLIATPEPAITPQLAAVLDVGRTVDLHAILLGPWESGTTVEIDHDRCSRSADEGLDGLQAFSLSVSEAQALLAQLDSALATSQDEATDQPSALQQVVIPEQTTAATTPAPNPRVHVNVLGPVTVTVDGHEVVLNNKETSILTFLALHPSGLARDEIIAALWTNPDGTNNGSAETFRSTVYNARTRIRTATGEPKTMYITNRGTRYLLDPAEITTDLARFTKHLDTANRTRDEAERITALEAAVNTYRGHLASGIHADWLIVDREAESRRFGDACARLADLTIDTRPELALHVLELAVADADCNQELYAKIMKVQARLGRHAEMWKTLRLLEVRLAVLDDEPDRDLYELASRLTSQPTEHY; encoded by the coding sequence ATGAGAACCCTGACCCGTGTCGTTCGCGGACTTCTCGCGCTGGCGCTCCTGGTCGCAGTCGTCGTCGGGATCCCGTGGTTTCTCGCCGAATCGCTCGGCATTCCCTTCCCTCGGCCGCTGCCGACGTCCCTGAGTCAGGTGGGGCCATGGCTGGACGTATGGCGGATCGACCGGGCACGTTTCGTCCTGGATCTCCTCGGAATCATCGGATGGAGCTACTGGGCAGCGTTCATCCGGCAACTTGTGGTCCAGGTACCGGGCGCGCTGGCCGACGCCGTCGCAGTCGCACGCCAGACGGCGCCCGCAATTCGTGACCGACAAGCAGGGCCGGCTGCTTCACTGGTGGCAGTGCTGTTGGCCACCCTGGCCGTATCCGTCCTTACAACCCGAACCCCGGCAGCGGCCAAGACCGGCTACGCCACCCCGGCCAGACCTGCCGCCAGCTCCACCGCGCCAGCCGTCCCCGCCGAACCGATGGCGACGACCCTGTCATCGCCCTACACAGTGGTCGAAGGCGACACCCTGTGGAGCGTCGCCGCGCACCACCTTGGCAACGCCGAGCGCTGGCGCGACATCTTTGACGCGAACGATTCCCGTGTCCAGGCGGACGGCCAGCGTTTATCAGATCCCGACCTGATTCTGCCTGGCTGGACTCTGGAACTGCCCGGGTCGAGCGCTACCTCCGAGGCGCGGGCCCTGCCTCCCATGTCCAAAGACTCTCGGCCTACAGGCACGGCTCCGTCGTCCGCCGCGGTTCCGCAGCCCATCGGCACCGCTGACAGTTCCTCTGCACAGTCCTCGCCGACTTCTTATGCACCCGCAGCTCCGAGCAACAGCGCAGCATCTGGGAGTGCTTACACGCACGAAGTCGTCGTACGATCGAAAGCGCACCGCGATCGCTCATCCGTGAGTCTTCCCGGCGGTGGAGTCGTCGGCATCGGGCTCGCGGCTGCTCTTGCCGCTGCTATCGCTCTGGCCCGCAAGCGTCGCCGGATCCGCACCACCGCACGCTGGCCGATCCCACTCGACACACCCCAACCAGCTGTTCCGGAGTCGGCCGCCGAGATCGAGCGAGCCCACCTGGCGACGCTGGCTCCGCCCGCCCTCGGCTACTTCCAGGACGGCGACCTCGATCCGGAGGACGACCCCTACTTGTCCGGGCTTGACGGCCTCGAACCTGAGCGTGTTGACGTCCAGCTGCCGGAGCAGAACGTCACCGCACCGGAGGCTCGGTCCCGGACGGGCCTGACCGGGCCGAGCATCCCTGCGTCGTACGCCGAGTTCACCGCGCCGGGTTCGCTGTCCTTCGGTACCGATGGCGATCACGAGATCGGATTAGCTCTGCGAGATCATGCCGGCATCGGCCTGAGCGGCCCGGGCGCCCAGAGCACGGTCCGAGCGCTGCTCGTCGGAGTCCTCGCGAACGGCGGGCCGTTGGCAAGCCTCGATCACATGCGGGTCCTCATCCCCTCGGCCGACTTCGCCGCCCTGCTCGGCGACGAACATCCACACGTCCCGCGCTTGGAGATCGCAACCGACTTGGACGACGTCGTCGACATGCTTGAGGCCGAGTACCAGGATCGGCGCCGCACGCTGGCGGATCTCGGCGTTCGCAGTGCAGCGGACGTACGCCGCTTCTATCCGGAGCAGACGCTGGAACCGCTCGTCCTGATCGCAACACCCGAGCCAGCTATCACCCCACAGTTGGCCGCAGTCCTCGACGTCGGCCGGACCGTGGATCTGCACGCGATCCTCCTGGGCCCCTGGGAATCCGGGACGACAGTGGAGATCGACCACGATCGCTGCTCCCGCAGCGCGGACGAAGGCCTCGACGGTCTGCAAGCCTTCTCTTTGTCCGTTTCAGAAGCGCAGGCGCTGCTGGCACAGCTGGACTCGGCTTTGGCCACCAGTCAGGACGAGGCCACTGACCAGCCTTCCGCCCTACAACAAGTCGTCATCCCCGAGCAGACCACGGCGGCGACTACCCCTGCGCCGAACCCGCGAGTCCACGTCAATGTCTTGGGTCCAGTCACCGTCACCGTAGATGGCCACGAAGTCGTGCTGAACAACAAGGAGACGTCAATCCTGACGTTCCTTGCTCTGCACCCCTCGGGCCTCGCTCGCGACGAGATCATCGCCGCCCTATGGACCAACCCCGACGGCACCAACAACGGCAGCGCCGAAACCTTCCGCTCCACCGTCTACAACGCCAGGACCCGCATCCGCACCGCCACTGGCGAGCCGAAGACGATGTACATCACCAACCGAGGTACCCGCTATCTGCTCGACCCCGCCGAAATCACCACCGACCTCGCCCGCTTCACCAAGCACCTCGACACGGCGAACCGCACCCGCGACGAAGCTGAGCGCATCACAGCACTCGAAGCCGCCGTCAACACCTACCGTGGCCACCTCGCCAGCGGCATCCACGCCGACTGGCTGATCGTCGACCGCGAAGCCGAATCCCGCCGCTTCGGTGACGCCTGCGCCCGCCTGGCCGACCTCACCATCGACACCAGACCCGAACTCGCCCTGCATGTGCTGGAACTCGCGGTCGCCGACGCAGACTGCAACCAGGAGCTCTACGCCAAGATCATGAAGGTTCAGGCACGCCTCGGCCGGCACGCCGAGATGTGGAAGACACTTCGGCTCCTGGAGGTGCGACTCGCCGTGCTCGACGACGAACCCGACCGCGATCTATACGAACTCGCAAGCCGTCTAACGAGCCAGCCGACCGAGCACTACTGA
- a CDS encoding CpaF family protein, translating into MLDPAMVARVGDRVAARLVAESEQDSWDPANRRAAVDRLCVQELQAEVAAALSAGLPSPRREVTDLVARSVADRLLGFGGLQRYLELPGVEDIDVLGHDVVFVKYAGRPRERGPWPVAASDAELISLVGTIAARSGIEERRFDRESPILSIGLPDGSRMSAVMAVNKRPSVTIRRHLHRDIDLDDLVRLRTIDVALRDFLTAAVQTRCNILIAGGMGAGKTTMLRALATAIDPYEKLVTIEDAFELGLDTDPERHPVVDALQAREANAEGKGRISAAGLVRAGLRLSAGRVIVGEVRGDEVLPMLLAMSQGNDGSLSTVHAESADAAFDRLMTYALLAPERAPAEAVARLAAHGIDLVLHIAELADGRRVVREVAEVTGAHADRVVTNRLYEPGPDGTAVRATPPSTPLTERLATVGYNPFAARTHERQG; encoded by the coding sequence ATGCTCGACCCTGCCATGGTGGCGCGAGTCGGAGACCGTGTCGCCGCCCGCCTGGTCGCGGAATCCGAGCAGGATTCGTGGGACCCGGCGAACCGCCGAGCGGCGGTGGACCGGCTCTGCGTACAGGAGCTGCAGGCCGAGGTGGCCGCTGCCCTGTCAGCCGGCCTGCCATCGCCGCGACGGGAGGTCACCGACCTTGTGGCGAGGTCGGTCGCCGATCGTCTCCTCGGCTTCGGCGGCCTGCAGAGATATCTGGAGCTGCCAGGAGTGGAAGACATCGACGTGCTGGGCCACGACGTCGTCTTCGTGAAATACGCCGGTAGGCCCCGCGAACGTGGTCCGTGGCCGGTGGCCGCGAGCGATGCCGAGCTGATCAGTCTGGTGGGGACGATCGCCGCAAGAAGTGGAATCGAGGAGCGCCGCTTCGACCGAGAATCCCCGATCTTGTCGATCGGGCTGCCCGATGGGTCGCGGATGTCGGCTGTCATGGCGGTCAACAAGCGGCCCAGCGTGACCATCCGCAGGCATCTCCACCGCGACATTGACCTTGATGACTTAGTGAGGCTCAGGACGATCGACGTCGCCCTGCGAGACTTCCTGACCGCGGCGGTTCAGACGCGATGCAACATCTTGATCGCCGGCGGTATGGGCGCGGGCAAAACTACGATGCTGCGAGCTCTCGCGACCGCCATCGACCCCTACGAAAAGCTCGTCACGATCGAGGACGCCTTCGAGCTCGGCTTGGACACCGATCCCGAACGGCATCCGGTCGTGGACGCACTCCAGGCACGCGAGGCCAATGCTGAGGGGAAAGGCCGTATCAGCGCTGCCGGCCTCGTCCGTGCCGGACTTCGGCTGTCGGCCGGCCGCGTGATCGTCGGCGAGGTCCGTGGTGACGAGGTCCTGCCCATGCTCCTGGCTATGAGCCAGGGCAACGATGGGTCCTTGTCCACGGTGCACGCGGAGTCCGCCGACGCGGCATTCGATCGTTTGATGACCTACGCACTACTCGCGCCGGAGCGTGCGCCGGCGGAAGCTGTTGCGCGACTCGCGGCCCATGGCATCGATCTGGTGCTCCATATCGCCGAGTTGGCCGATGGCCGCCGCGTGGTGCGGGAAGTCGCCGAAGTCACCGGGGCCCACGCTGACCGGGTGGTCACCAACAGGCTGTATGAGCCGGGACCCGACGGCACAGCCGTGCGCGCGACCCCGCCTTCCACCCCGCTCACCGAGCGTCTGGCCACGGTCGGATACAACCCGTTCGCCGCACGCACGCACGAGAGGCAGGGCTGA
- a CDS encoding SAF domain-containing protein gives MRSVIPGQAPPEGVQSEEPPRPKTRSVRRLASTRRVRPAYVKAGAGLVALCGVGGGVLLSSIDGRIPVLQVATPVPAGQKVSADDLRTAQVAADSGVGLIPESQEDQVIGHIATVPLVVGDLMTRNKVGTSAVFPPAGQAVAPAELKAGSFPAELKAGDQVAVQINAQDQGAAQVSQAPADPLKNAMTATVVSVKGAQQTGSVDVSLLTDEASAARIGQAGSNPVSVIVLAPGSAGGS, from the coding sequence GTGCGTTCGGTCATTCCTGGCCAGGCTCCGCCCGAAGGGGTGCAGTCTGAAGAGCCCCCGCGCCCGAAGACCAGGTCTGTGCGTCGGCTGGCTTCGACGCGCCGAGTTCGCCCGGCCTACGTGAAGGCCGGGGCTGGTCTGGTCGCGCTGTGCGGCGTGGGCGGTGGCGTGCTGCTGTCGTCCATCGACGGTCGGATTCCGGTGCTGCAGGTTGCGACGCCGGTTCCGGCCGGTCAGAAGGTGTCCGCCGACGACTTGCGGACGGCGCAGGTCGCCGCCGATTCCGGCGTCGGGCTGATCCCGGAGTCACAGGAAGACCAGGTCATCGGGCATATCGCGACGGTTCCGCTGGTGGTCGGGGACCTGATGACCCGGAACAAGGTCGGGACGTCGGCAGTCTTTCCGCCAGCGGGTCAGGCGGTAGCACCTGCCGAACTGAAGGCAGGGTCGTTCCCAGCGGAGCTGAAGGCTGGCGATCAGGTGGCCGTGCAGATCAATGCTCAGGATCAGGGAGCCGCTCAGGTCTCTCAAGCACCCGCAGACCCGCTGAAGAACGCGATGACGGCGACCGTGGTGTCGGTGAAGGGCGCTCAGCAGACCGGCTCGGTCGACGTGTCCCTGCTGACCGATGAAGCCTCGGCCGCCCGGATCGGTCAGGCCGGAAGCAATCCGGTTTCCGTGATCGTGTTGGCTCCCGGCAGCGCAGGCGGTTCCTGA
- a CDS encoding TadE family protein translates to MRPALHPPRGDAGSATVQMVLAAPVVGLIIFSTFAFVLYFHAEQIAHLAASQGLEAARVQGGTEVAGQNAAAHYLAEFDKSTLHGGRVTVLRGVRVVHVEVSGYAEQIVPFLNLPVHVSVTAPTEAIGDRT, encoded by the coding sequence ATGCGTCCAGCGCTACACCCCCCACGTGGAGATGCCGGTTCGGCCACCGTCCAGATGGTGCTCGCCGCCCCGGTAGTCGGCCTGATCATCTTCAGCACGTTCGCGTTCGTCCTCTACTTCCATGCTGAGCAGATCGCGCACTTGGCCGCGTCTCAAGGTCTGGAGGCAGCTCGAGTCCAAGGCGGCACCGAGGTGGCGGGCCAGAACGCAGCCGCTCACTACCTGGCCGAGTTCGACAAGAGCACGCTGCATGGCGGGCGAGTAACGGTGCTGCGTGGCGTACGTGTGGTCCACGTCGAGGTGAGCGGATACGCCGAGCAGATCGTGCCGTTCTTGAATCTCCCGGTTCACGTCTCGGTCACCGCGCCGACCGAAGCGATCGGGGACCGTACGTGA
- a CDS encoding TadE/TadG family type IV pilus assembly protein — MSARRRSLRKDTGSSIVEMVLIAPFLVLVMVFVVLVGRLAMADIDVSAAAHAASRAASLAPDPARARAASQQTAATIPSGAACNRRDVKVDTASFNPGGVVRVTISCHISLQDITGLLPGTQTLTASSVSPVDPFRSTP, encoded by the coding sequence GTGAGCGCGAGGCGAAGAAGCCTGCGAAAGGACACCGGATCCAGCATCGTCGAAATGGTGCTCATCGCGCCGTTCCTGGTGCTGGTGATGGTGTTCGTCGTGCTCGTCGGAAGGTTGGCCATGGCCGATATCGACGTCAGCGCCGCCGCGCACGCCGCCTCCCGGGCAGCCTCTCTTGCTCCGGATCCTGCGCGGGCGCGAGCTGCCAGCCAGCAGACGGCCGCGACCATCCCGAGTGGTGCTGCCTGCAATAGGAGAGATGTGAAGGTCGACACCGCCTCGTTCAACCCTGGTGGGGTGGTACGGGTCACGATCTCCTGCCACATCTCGCTGCAGGACATCACCGGGCTGCTGCCGGGCACCCAGACCCTGACCGCCTCGTCGGTCAGCCCGGTGGACCCGTTCCGGAGCACACCGTGA
- a CDS encoding pilus assembly protein TadG-related protein: MIVLTVLLVPVLLLASGLVLDGGAALSTKDRALGEAAEAARAGADALDVIAYRQTGRAAVDPVRARAAAEKYLAATGDRYAVMASADAVTVTVRADYRTQLLNVGGLDVIHVAGQATAHPVTSDASAP, translated from the coding sequence GTGATCGTTCTGACGGTTCTCCTGGTTCCAGTCCTACTTCTCGCTTCCGGTCTGGTGTTGGACGGCGGCGCGGCGCTTTCGACCAAAGACCGGGCTCTCGGTGAGGCGGCCGAAGCTGCCCGAGCGGGAGCGGATGCCCTGGACGTAATCGCCTACCGCCAGACCGGACGGGCAGCCGTGGACCCAGTACGTGCCCGGGCCGCCGCCGAGAAGTATCTCGCGGCGACGGGCGACCGCTACGCCGTGATGGCTTCCGCTGATGCGGTGACCGTTACCGTGCGGGCCGACTACCGAACCCAGTTGCTGAATGTCGGCGGCCTGGACGTGATTCACGTCGCCGGCCAGGCGACTGCACACCCTGTCACCTCAGATGCGAGCGCACCATGA
- a CDS encoding type II secretion system F family protein yields MVAILLGAGIGTGLWLLLAGLRPPTPSAASVLARLSSPTPIVEPVAPTQESAGSWSARAGRRFVPLLVRLGLPRPKTCRDLAILGRGTEDLLAQQAASGAAGLILAPVLDLWFSVLGLRIPGAFLVLGTAASVALMFWLPVMSTAAATKVARAETRAALAMFLELASTSFAAGGGIEQSLHDAAAIGDGRTFSKLRGALAEAQLARTPIPAVFARLADELDSPDLAQLAASLALTSSEGARIKDALTAKAQVLRTSQLADVQAAAEAATERTGVPIGLMFFAFMIAIGFPSVMKVLAGLN; encoded by the coding sequence GTGGTAGCCATCCTGCTTGGAGCCGGGATCGGCACGGGGCTGTGGCTTCTCCTTGCAGGACTCCGCCCGCCCACCCCGTCAGCGGCCTCAGTGCTGGCGCGCCTATCCTCGCCGACGCCTATCGTCGAGCCCGTTGCTCCAACGCAGGAGTCTGCCGGCAGTTGGTCGGCGCGAGCCGGCCGCCGCTTCGTTCCGCTACTGGTCAGGCTGGGTCTTCCGAGGCCTAAGACCTGCCGTGATCTGGCGATCCTCGGCCGTGGTACGGAGGATCTGCTGGCGCAGCAGGCTGCGAGCGGCGCAGCCGGACTTATCCTCGCGCCGGTGTTGGATCTGTGGTTCAGCGTGCTCGGCCTGCGTATCCCCGGCGCCTTCCTGGTGCTGGGCACCGCAGCATCGGTAGCGCTGATGTTCTGGCTCCCGGTGATGAGCACTGCCGCTGCCACGAAGGTCGCGCGTGCCGAGACCCGGGCCGCGCTGGCGATGTTTCTGGAGCTGGCCAGCACTTCGTTCGCGGCCGGAGGCGGTATCGAGCAGTCGCTCCATGACGCTGCTGCCATCGGGGACGGGCGCACATTCTCGAAGCTGCGCGGTGCGCTGGCTGAAGCCCAACTCGCTCGTACCCCGATTCCCGCGGTGTTCGCGCGGCTCGCGGACGAGCTGGACTCCCCGGACTTGGCGCAGTTGGCCGCCTCGCTGGCGCTGACCAGCTCCGAAGGCGCCCGGATCAAGGACGCTCTGACGGCCAAGGCGCAGGTGCTGCGGACCAGTCAGCTCGCCGACGTCCAGGCCGCCGCAGAGGCTGCGACCGAACGCACCGGCGTGCCGATCGGGCTGATGTTCTTCGCCTTCATGATCGCTATCGGTTTCCCCTCAGTGATGAAAGTGCTCGCCGGGCTCAACTGA
- a CDS encoding type II secretion system F family protein, with product MNGTQLLGGLFGAGTAIGSLLILKGLRPAVERKPAAPSRCASIAASLSPRRLTGQKARVAACAAGASGLATWTGWPAIAVIGFLALWHLPRVLGPDRVSRHAIELSDAVATFAEMLRDTLSAAAGLQQAVMAAAPLAPRPITTPCMRLAEQIDEGTPLAQAVATWADQVADRHADVVAGCLIIASRRQSGNTAAVLNSVAASAREQASIRRRAVASQAKPRTSVRVTICVVLALFGMLLFGDAQFMAPYDSLRGQIVLAVASGLFGVALRWMDKILHPDPEPRVLTHLVVIATSRQEVAAW from the coding sequence ATGAACGGCACGCAGCTACTCGGCGGGCTCTTCGGCGCCGGAACCGCCATCGGCTCGCTCCTGATCCTCAAAGGCTTGCGGCCGGCGGTGGAAAGAAAGCCCGCGGCTCCTTCGCGATGTGCGTCGATCGCAGCGAGCCTGAGTCCGCGCAGACTGACCGGCCAGAAAGCGCGTGTCGCGGCTTGCGCGGCTGGCGCGTCCGGACTGGCAACCTGGACAGGTTGGCCGGCCATAGCCGTAATCGGATTCCTCGCGTTGTGGCATCTGCCGCGTGTCCTCGGTCCGGACAGGGTGTCGCGGCACGCGATCGAGCTGTCCGACGCTGTTGCCACCTTCGCCGAGATGCTGCGCGACACACTGTCGGCCGCCGCTGGGCTACAGCAGGCGGTCATGGCCGCCGCGCCCCTGGCGCCAAGGCCGATCACGACGCCCTGCATGCGGTTGGCCGAGCAGATCGATGAGGGGACGCCGTTGGCGCAGGCGGTAGCGACCTGGGCCGATCAGGTTGCCGACCGGCACGCCGACGTCGTCGCCGGCTGCCTGATTATCGCCTCCCGCAGACAGTCCGGGAACACCGCGGCGGTGCTGAACAGCGTCGCTGCCTCCGCTCGCGAGCAAGCGTCGATCCGGCGGCGTGCCGTCGCCTCCCAGGCCAAGCCGCGTACGTCGGTCCGGGTCACCATCTGCGTGGTGCTGGCGCTGTTCGGGATGCTGTTGTTCGGCGACGCGCAATTCATGGCTCCCTACGACAGCCTTCGCGGGCAGATCGTGCTCGCCGTCGCCTCCGGGTTGTTCGGCGTGGCACTGCGCTGGATGGACAAGATCTTGCACCCGGATCCAGAACCGCGCGTCCTCACACACCTGGTTGTCATCGCAACCTCCAGGCAGGAGGTCGCGGCGTGGTAG
- a CDS encoding polymorphic toxin type 30 domain-containing protein yields the protein MVESVQSLAKQFGDFSHDVQDAWSSLNSFGGDATALSWVGQTADAFKASFGPLPGRLQKLYVSYGEASDALSAYWPKLQAAQNKADTALRQGKDAEADLSRATGSANNAAADLKTAQAGTDPKATADAQTAHDSAQKALSDAKGRLAALAAQARQAHDDLQAAAKDCAKALHHAQSDGIHNKHWWQHVGEALSHIGGQIAEWSGEIGQIAAVLAPVLNGIAILTVEVPGLDVVTAGLAGTDDLIAETAPEVTAAGLAIKGAGDGLQGHWDDLAHDAVYLGASRMGGKGGSDEEGLPPGAMAAQDESSAAEAAANPPIPRTAEGGYDLTGGQNPTDVVPPGASVRVLKPDPHGGAQEGLEWKWTEPTGELDADGNPVLDENGDPASITWRLRAHSEDRGPNVPTDSNAYQGPTYRIQRGARYQDQSGNFYHKQVHNKNSPFFDEEAANNTHIPWPNDYPLPWKR from the coding sequence GTGGTGGAGTCAGTCCAGTCACTGGCGAAGCAGTTCGGGGACTTCTCCCACGACGTCCAGGACGCATGGTCCTCGCTGAACTCATTCGGCGGCGACGCCACAGCACTGTCGTGGGTGGGGCAGACCGCCGATGCTTTCAAAGCCAGCTTCGGCCCACTGCCAGGCCGGTTACAGAAGTTGTACGTCTCCTATGGCGAGGCCTCCGACGCGCTGTCTGCATACTGGCCCAAGCTGCAAGCCGCGCAGAACAAGGCCGACACCGCACTGCGCCAAGGCAAGGACGCCGAAGCCGACCTCAGCCGTGCGACCGGCAGCGCCAACAACGCGGCCGCCGACCTGAAGACCGCCCAAGCTGGCACTGATCCGAAAGCCACCGCCGACGCCCAAACCGCCCACGACAGCGCCCAGAAGGCACTGTCCGACGCCAAAGGTCGCCTAGCAGCCTTGGCCGCCCAGGCCCGGCAGGCTCACGACGACCTCCAGGCCGCCGCCAAGGACTGCGCCAAAGCCCTGCACCATGCACAATCCGACGGCATCCACAACAAGCACTGGTGGCAGCACGTCGGCGAGGCCCTGTCCCACATCGGCGGCCAGATCGCCGAGTGGTCCGGCGAGATCGGCCAGATCGCCGCGGTGCTCGCCCCCGTCCTCAACGGCATCGCCATTCTCACCGTCGAGGTACCGGGGCTGGACGTAGTCACCGCCGGCCTTGCCGGTACCGATGACCTCATCGCAGAGACAGCCCCCGAAGTCACCGCAGCCGGGCTCGCGATCAAGGGCGCCGGGGACGGGCTCCAAGGGCACTGGGACGACCTCGCCCATGACGCGGTATACCTGGGCGCGTCCCGAATGGGCGGCAAGGGCGGCAGCGATGAAGAAGGGCTCCCGCCAGGCGCGATGGCGGCGCAAGACGAGAGCAGCGCCGCAGAGGCTGCCGCTAATCCTCCGATACCACGCACTGCTGAGGGCGGTTACGATCTCACTGGAGGTCAGAATCCCACAGATGTAGTGCCACCAGGGGCCAGCGTGCGCGTCCTCAAACCCGACCCCCATGGAGGCGCTCAAGAGGGCCTGGAATGGAAGTGGACCGAACCGACCGGAGAGTTGGACGCCGACGGAAATCCCGTGCTCGACGAGAACGGCGATCCAGCGAGCATTACATGGCGCCTACGTGCGCACTCCGAAGATAGAGGTCCCAACGTTCCCACGGATTCAAATGCTTATCAAGGCCCTACATATCGAATCCAGCGAGGGGCACGCTACCAGGACCAAAGCGGCAACTTCTATCACAAGCAGGTCCACAACAAGAATAGTCCCTTCTTTGACGAAGAAGCCGCAAATAACACTCATATCCCATGGCCAAACGACTATCCGCTCCCCTGGAAGAGGTAA
- a CDS encoding asparagine synthase-related protein — protein MLTLQLTPYADASWTLVGGGYTTAGGASRVTLIDHPMVEHAAFTDGVRTLIVIREKLTGHPSLTPGVHRADTADLDRVFTEAQEHPGDFVVVRTAPDLPVTVTAGAARSTPLYLSADDRCLYGSWDMTDLKRFATRLHSVEVARLLVFRPRYSTQTVFEGIHRLTERATAHFGGSLHISYPAPALHHDAREIAYGADVLGAFTDLLHEALESRPWAPDTTVFHLSGGFDSGCIGATAAKRHPRQIRTAALLIDGPGRAQQERRRAGMRTVLPFAEDDTTVDAAKLLPLDPECLRVRGKLISPYEEPLFYPFSQLTAKLARAGATAVVTGLGGDELVALSQTEVPHLDLNRVPVMPPWLGQTAATLLEYADVGTAPPAPINSMTLLALESTAPPLLREGIWPIHPFAWTPLVEFGEQLPFDWREFKQLQRRLLESLGLGMEVVRPVERESFAEIVERALTGSGVELLDRMLADGSALFDDHLVDPDAVAAAAKRMRDGHYAEGEESKILEVIHLDLAVRAFLS, from the coding sequence GTGCTGACACTCCAGCTCACGCCGTATGCGGACGCCTCCTGGACGCTCGTCGGCGGTGGGTACACCACCGCCGGCGGCGCCAGCCGCGTCACGCTGATCGACCACCCGATGGTCGAACACGCCGCCTTCACCGACGGCGTCCGAACCCTGATCGTCATCCGCGAGAAGCTGACCGGGCATCCGAGCCTGACCCCCGGTGTGCATCGCGCCGACACCGCCGACCTGGACCGCGTCTTCACCGAGGCCCAGGAGCACCCCGGTGACTTCGTCGTGGTGCGGACCGCGCCCGACCTGCCGGTGACGGTGACCGCTGGCGCCGCGCGCTCCACGCCGCTGTACCTCTCGGCCGACGACAGGTGCTTGTACGGGTCCTGGGACATGACCGACCTCAAGCGGTTCGCAACCCGCCTGCACTCGGTCGAGGTCGCCCGGCTGCTGGTGTTCCGGCCCAGGTACAGCACACAAACCGTGTTCGAGGGCATCCACCGGCTGACCGAACGGGCGACAGCGCACTTCGGCGGGTCCCTGCACATCAGCTATCCGGCTCCCGCGCTGCACCACGACGCGCGTGAGATCGCCTACGGCGCTGACGTGCTGGGGGCGTTCACCGATCTGCTCCACGAGGCCCTGGAGTCGAGGCCATGGGCCCCAGACACGACGGTCTTTCACCTGTCCGGCGGCTTCGATTCCGGATGCATCGGCGCCACAGCCGCCAAACGACACCCGCGACAGATCCGCACCGCAGCGCTGCTGATCGATGGGCCCGGCCGCGCGCAGCAGGAACGGCGCCGTGCCGGGATGCGCACGGTCCTGCCATTCGCCGAGGACGACACCACGGTGGACGCCGCAAAGCTGCTGCCGCTCGACCCGGAGTGCCTTCGTGTCCGTGGAAAACTGATCAGCCCGTACGAGGAGCCGCTGTTCTACCCGTTCAGCCAGCTCACCGCCAAGCTGGCGCGTGCCGGGGCGACAGCCGTGGTTACCGGCCTCGGCGGGGACGAGTTGGTGGCCCTGTCGCAGACCGAGGTACCGCACCTGGACCTGAACCGGGTGCCGGTCATGCCCCCGTGGCTCGGCCAGACCGCGGCGACCCTGCTGGAGTATGCCGACGTCGGAACCGCGCCGCCGGCGCCGATCAACTCCATGACCCTGCTCGCGCTGGAATCCACGGCGCCTCCGCTGCTGCGGGAGGGCATCTGGCCGATCCACCCGTTCGCCTGGACGCCCCTGGTGGAGTTCGGGGAGCAACTGCCCTTCGACTGGCGTGAGTTCAAGCAGCTTCAACGCCGCCTCCTGGAGAGCCTCGGCCTGGGGATGGAAGTGGTCCGGCCGGTCGAGCGAGAGTCGTTCGCCGAGATCGTGGAACGCGCGCTCACCGGATCCGGCGTCGAGCTCCTTGATCGGATGCTCGCCGACGGCTCAGCGCTGTTCGATGACCATCTCGTCGACCCGGACGCCGTCGCTGCCGCAGCCAAGCGGATGCGGGATGGGCACTACGCCGAAGGTGAGGAATCCAAGATCCTGGAGGTCATCCATTTGGACCTCGCCGTCCGAGCTTTCCTCAGCTGA